The DNA sequence GCGCTGACGAAATCGCCCGCACCGAGGGTGACGATTCCGTCGACAACTGGGTTGTCCCAATCGTCGCCGACGGCGAAGCCGGCTTCGGTGGCGCACTGAACGTCTACGAACTGCAGAAGGCCATGATCGGTGCAGGTGCCGCTGGCACCCACTGGGAAGATCAGCTGGCTTCCGAGAAGAAGTGTGGCCACCTCGGCGGCAAGGTCCTCATCCCGACCCAGCAGCACATCCGCACCCTGAACGCTGCTCGCCTGGCTTCTGACGTTGCCAACGTTCCTTCCGTTGTCATCGCACGTACCGACGCAGAGGCAGCAACCCTGATCACCTCTGACGTTGATGAGCGCGACCAGCCATTCATCACCGGTGAGCGCACCGCCGAGGGTTACTACCACGTCAAGAACGGCATTGAGCCCTGCATCGCCCGTGCAAAGTCCTACGCTCCTTACGCTGACATGATCTGGATGGAGACCGGTACTCCTGACCTGGCTCTGGCCAAGCAGTTCGCCGAGGCTGTCCACGAAGAATTCCCGGACCAGCTGCTCTCCTACAACTGCTCCCCATCCTTCAACTGGTCCGCACACCTTGACGCAGATGAGATCGCCAAGTTCCAGAAGGAGCTGGGAGCCATGGGCTTCAAGTTCCAGTTCATCACCCTGGCTGGCTTCCACTCCCTCAACTACGGCATGTTCGACCTTGCCTACGGCTACGCACGCGAGGGCATGACCTCCTTCGTCGACCTGCAGAACCGTGAGTTCAAGGCTGCCGAAGAGCGCGGCTTCACCGCAGTCAAGCACCAGCGTGAGGTTGGTGCCGGCTACTTCGACACCATCGCCACCACCGTGGATCCAAACTCCTCCACCACCTCCCTCAAGGGCTCCACCGAGGAGTCCCAGTTCGAGGCTGCTCACTAAGAACAACCCCCGGCCCACTGGGTACTCAATCCGTAGGGCCAACTCTTTCCACAGAACACCCCCGCCAGCACACCGCTGGCGGGGGTGTTCCGCGTGCGTGATGCTTCTTCACGACCCCTCCCCCAAGCCTTCCCCGTCACCCCGGCACATCACCGATTGTTTGATCACACCAAGAGCTCTCCAGGCCTCATAACCGCACATCCGGGCCTAGACTGGACATACTCTTCCCTATTCCTACCGAGCATGATCACGCCTTGAACCAAGGTGACGAAAGAAGTTCCTTGACCCAGCATCATGATGAGAGACCCCCACAGCGCCAAAACCCCTTGAAGCTCTTCACCGCCTTCCATACGCCGGGCCCCCGGTGGCCCGGCGCCCTCCGGGCTGCCCTGGCGCTACTCATTCCCGGCGCAGTTGCGTTATTGCTCGGTTTTGACACGGAGATGCTGCTCATCGCCGCCGGCGGGTTCACCGTGATCTACGGTGAGGGACACCCCTACCGCAAACGGCTGTCAGTGATGCTGACCGCCGGCGTCCTCCTGGCATCAGGCGCCATGACCGGAGCTTTTGTGGGTGAACTGGTCTGGGGACAGATCAATGCCGGCGGTTCCCTCTGGTGGATGCTTCTCATCGTCTTCTTCGTCACGGCACTGGCCACGACGGGCACCTGGATCCAGAATGCCCTCCGGCTTCCTCCGCCGGGGAGCTTCTTCATCGTCATGGTGGCCGGTGGATCCACCATGGTGGCCCGACTCGGACTCAATCCCGTGGAAGTGGGGCTCTGGGCACTGATCGGCGTGGCCACCGGATTAATCCTGGGCATGCTTCCCGCGCTGATCTCACCACACGGCCCCGAAGAGAAGTCCGTGGACGTGCTGGAAAAGGCGCTCAAGGATTTCCAGAAGGCACCACAACCTGCCGTGGCCAAGAACCACCAGGCAGAGACAGCCCTGTCCAATGCCTGGTTCGCGTTATCGGATGCGGGCATTCTCTCCGGGGGTCAGGTGCGAAAAAGTGCCCAGTCGGACCTGGTGGCCCGGGTCCAGCGCGCACACACCAAACTCGCGATCCTGAATACCCGGGTGCATGGCCAACCGATCGGCGAAGCCTCGGACAGCCACAACTATGTTGACCTCACCCGAACAGCCATCCCGCATGCCCGACCCTCGATCACCTACCGCTTCTACCGCAGCGCCTCCCTGGACAGCCATGCCACCATCACAGCCGGCAAGGTGATGGTCTCTGCGCTGCTCATGGGTGTCGCAGGCCTGGCCCTGGGACTGGGGCGGCCCGACTGGGCCATCGTCTCCGGGCTGCTCGTGCTGCAATGGGGACCTGACCGGATCCCCGGCACGATCCGTGGCCTGCACCGCATGGTGGGCTCAATCGTGGGCGTTGGCCTCTACGCACTGTTGCACCTGGCCGGCGTGGAGGGCTGGTCCCTGCTCATCGCCCTGGCCATCTGCCAATTCTTCGCCGAAGTGTTTGTGGTGCGCAATTATGCGATCTGCGTCATCTTCACCACTCCCCTGGCGCTGCTCATGGGCAATGCTGTTACAGAGCCGCTCGGGGAGATCGTGGTATCGCGTTCCGTGGAGGTGCTGTTATCCATCATCTTCGCCCTGCTGCTGCTCTGGTTCTTCGTTCCCAAGGCGGAATCCCGGCATCATGCCCGTCTGGTGCGTCGCGCACAGGACGCCATGGCGGCACTACTGGGCCGCGTCCTGGTGACCAAACCTTCGGAGGCACTGGCGGAACGACGTGACCTTCAGTTTGAGCTGCTCAGTGAACGCCGGGGCGCACAATCCCGTGCCGTGAACTCACCCGGAGACTCTGATGCCTACTGGGTGGATCACCTTCGCATCCAACGCGCGGGCTACACCCTTCTTGATTACTGCACCACCAACGCCAACCGCAGGATCCCCCTCGATGAAATCGGTGAATTGGCCACGATGGTCAAAGACATCACCTTTAATCTGGATACCGCGACAATGAACCCCACAGTGTCTCGCGGAGGATCTCCAGCGGCACAGGTTTCAGATCCCACGCCTCAACCCCCACGTCAACCTGGCCCCGGCCCGTCACCGGGAACGTCGAGTGGAGATGCCCGTGAATCAGGTAAGGAACAGTGAGGCGGAGATCGTCATAGCGTGAGGGCATACCCACATGGTCCTGACCCGGTCGTGGGAAATGGCAGAGATAGACATCCTCGCCATCCCATCTCATCTTTTGATACGCCTGGACCGAATCGAAGACCTCCAGGAATCTACGCTGGCGCCTGAACGCAGACTTAAACAGTGGATGACAGGAATCGTGATTTCCCGGCACCAGGTGCTTCTCGACTCCCGGGAGCCTGTCATCGATCAGCGTCAACGCACGCTCCTCCGCCTCGGACCGGCCACTCGAGAGATCCCCGAGTACCCAGAGGACATCCCCCGGGCGCACCGCCTCAGCGAGGTTGGCCAGGATCGTCTCATCATGCTCACCGGTGGTGGAAAAACCCCGCAGGTCAGACAGGAATTTGTGCCCCAGGTGGAGATCGGAGATAAACCACGTCGTTGTCATGGCGCCAGTCTAGTGAACTCCCGAAAAACCCAAGGGCGGAGACAACCTCCGGTATCCACGGGCTCCCCGCAGATCCTCCATGAGGGCCTCAAGCAGCCTCTGTCCGTGCATAACGTCACAAGATTTTAGAGAAAGCGGCCCATATTCTCGGAAATCTTGTGACGTTATGTACGGCCCCTCCGCTCACGCCCGCAAGAACCCACTTTTTCCCCCTCAAACCCAAGGGCGGGTACACCGTGTGTGGTGTACCCGCCCGACGTACTGGGAGCTGGCCAGTTTTTAGGCGGCCATTGGGCCGTGATCGAGGGAGCTGAAATCCAGGGACTGCAGGGCTGCAGCAGCTTCCTTCTCGATGAAAATCTTGCTGAACATCGTGACCTTTGCGTCACGGCGGGAGGCGATGGAGTCCAAGACTTCATCAACGGTCCGAGGCTCGACGAGGCCGGCGAAGCGTGCATGAAGGTCCTCGCGGACGCTCCACAGGTGATCTGCCTTGACCGAGCGGAGTGCGGCGTTCTTGATAGCCATTGTCGTTTCCTTTCTTTTCCCGAGGGAGTTTACTTTCCAACCCCCGGTTGTTTACCTAGCGTTAACCTTAGTTCATCTAAGAGCAATCTACAATAACCAGAAGTGCCTTGGTAGTGGGTTGAAGCCAATTGTTTTGCCCAGCACCCCCACCCGCACCCATGGATGGGATAAATATTCAGCCACGATAATCCATAAAACCCCAGGTCACAGCACCCCCGCCGTGCCGAATTGCCATGTCCATCACGAAAACAAAGTAAGGTGATGACCATCACCCCCAGTGGTGAATAATACCGCTTAAGCTGTGCTTTTCCATCAGGTTTTCAGTTCAGTACCTATGCTGGGGACAGCTACATATAGAAGTCATTGAATGGATAGGAGATGGCATGCACGACTTCGAAACCACCATCGACCGCATCCGGAGGGAGCAGGACCCCTCCTCGCGGGGACGCGTGGAACAGTTCATCGTGGAAGTTGTCCGCAGCCTGCCCAACCTCACCACCAAGCAGGCCGCTTCCCTATCAATCCAGTTGCTTGAGGCACTCCAATTCGCTGATTCCTCGGGAAACACGTCGACAAGCTCACCGATCATGCAGGCACGCGGTTTCAACGCGCTCGCCGAGATGACCGCGGACCTGGAAGTCCGCAGCGATGCCGAATGGCACTCCTTCGGGTTCCACCCCGTCGAGACTGCGCATCCCCTCATGGTGGCGATCCCCCAGATTGAGATCTTCTACCTGCGTTCCGATGTCGCATCGGAGGATCCGGAGGCTGCAGTGCCGGACTTCCAGGAGAATCAGGCCATGTGGCGCAACCGCCTCGGGACAGCCACGGAGGAGCACCTTATATACAAGGAGTTCACGGGCCCCGGTGATGCTGAACGCGCCGTCCGGATGCTGGGCAACCTGTGGAAGATCGGCGTGGTGGTCACACGGAACACCAAGAGCAAACTGGGATTCTGCGATGTGATCAACACACCGGAGGGCGGGGAAAAACCCTTCCCACTCATGGATGAGCAGAACTGCTGGTATCACATTCAGATTTCTGAGTCGCTGGGTGAGAATCAGGTCCCGGAGATCATCAGGTGCGTGGCGGAGATCTTCACCGGTTATCACCCACAGTTCTGGGAGGCTGACTCCGTTCCATCAGGAAAACTACGGATCCAGGAGTCAGAGGCGGCCACCTATATCGCCTTGTCGCGCCTGGGACTTCCCGACCGAACCGGCAACACCGCCTGGTCCAACAGTTATATCTCCACACACCCACTCTCCCCGGCCTTCCGATGGGATGTGGTGCTGGAAGCTTCACACCAGCTGGAGAACCTGCTCAGAGGGGATACCGTGGCGGTCACTGCCGCACCCGAAGAGAAGCCCGGTGAATAGTTGATGCATTAACCAACTATTCATCCAGTGGTAAGACGTCGCTCATTACTGACACCTACGGTTCTTGTGTCCCAAGAACATCAGAGTTCCCGCCTCCCGGTTTATCCCATACCGTGGCGGGAGCAGTGATACTGAAAGTAGTTGAAGTGAATAAGCGTCTCCTCCTCGCCGGGCCCCTCGCCCTGGCCATCGCCATGTCCCCACTGCAGACCATGACTGCGACGGCACAAACGGAACAGTCCGTGGTGATCAATGAAGTGGAATCCAACGGTGACCCGGTTGGTGACTGGATCGAGTTGCACAACACGGATATCGTCAACTCCTTTGATATCTCCGGCTGGTCCTTCGTGGACAATGACCCGACCCACACCCCGTATTACTTCCCCGAGGGCACCATCGTGGAGTCCGGTGGTTATATCTCCTTCTACACCGAGTCCACCGGTGGCTTCGGCCTCGGCGGCAACGATTCCGTCACCTTGTTTGACGGTGAGGGCCGCATCGTGGACTTTGTTGACTGGAACGGCCACGCAGAGACCACCCTGGGGCGCTTCCCAGGTGAGGATCCCGAATGGGCCGTCACCGGCGAAGGCAGCAGGAACGGCATCAATGTTCCTGCTGGGGAGCGCGAGGAGATTGCCAACGCCACCCTTCCTTATCACGACATCGCCATCACCGACCTCAACCTGGGCGGGGACTTCGCCATCGAGGACATGTCCGGTGCCGATTTCGATGCCAGCGGTCGCGCCTGGGTTGTGAACAATGACGCCGGTGACATCTATCTGCTCGACCATGATGTGGACACCGACACCTACACCCCGGCGGGCCACTGGCAGGTCACCTACCCAGGTGGCACCGGCACCCCGGACGGCGAGGGCATCGCTGTCACCAGTGACGGTTCCATCTACCTGGCCACCGAGCGCAACAACGATGATAAGAGCACCTCACGCCCATCCGTCCTGCGTTTCGACGCCCCGACCGGCACCTCCGGTCAGCTCACCGCAACCCAGGAATGGGATCTCTCCGGGTTCACCGGCGTGATCGGTGCCAACTCCGGCCTGGAGACCATCACCCAGCTCGAGGGCGATATCTTCGCCGTGGGTGTTGAAGGCACCGGTGAGGTCATCGTGGTTGACCTCTCAGAGCAGGAACCTGCACACATCCAGACGTTCCAGTCCGAGTTCCAGGGCGTCATGGCGATGGATTACAACGCTTCCACCCGCACCCTGCATGTGCTCTGCGATGAAGTCTGCGAAGGCGCATCCCAGTTCCTGACCTGGGATGGTACCGCACTCACGGAAGCTGATGACCGTATCTACGCCCGCCCGGCCAACCTCGGCAACTTCGCCAACGAGGGTTACGCGTCCCACACCGCACAAGGCGCGTGCATCGACGGTACCCAGACCACGTACACCAACCACCTGTGGGCCGATGACTCCGTCTACGGTGGCATCAGCCTCCGCTCCGCACAGGAGATCGTGACTACCGATTCCTGTGGCGATGTGCCAGCTGACGATGACCGCAATCAGACCTCCGGTTCCACCACCGGCTTTGCGGCCGGCAGCGCCGTGGGTGCCCTGTCCGCCGGCATCCTCGGTGTCTTCGGCATCATGGGTGCCCTGGGTGGCATCCTCCAGCAGGTTCTGGCGGCGTTCCCCGCCTTGAAGCAGTTCATCCGCTTCTAACCTGACGCTGCGGCACCAACATTAAAACCGGTATCTCCGTGAGATACCGGTTTTTGCTTGTCGACGAAAAGCTCATCCAACCCGCTGGTGCTATCTTCTGAGAATCCACCTAGATACTGAGAGACTCTTATACTCACTCAGGAATGAACGTCAGTGCAGGTTGGCTTTGAGCCAGTTTCTTACCAGCCTGGGTGGCCCTTGCTGTTGGTGGCATTAGCAGGCTCCCACAGTCCACGGAACACGAAGACCTGCTGACCGTTGGGGCGCACCGCCAGTCCGACTGCACCGTGGCTGATCTGTGATTCCAGGAGGATCCGGTTGTGTGGAGGGGAGTTCTTCCAGGACTGCATGGCCTGCTCCGCAGAGTTGGCATAAGCGACTGCCTCCCAGAAGTTTCCACCCTCCGGGTGATGTGGCCCCATGCCACTGTCTGCGAGGTACTGGGCCCACTGACCTGCACCGTTAGCGAATCCACCATCAAGAGCAACCGGGCGGAGACCGTTCTCAGCGCGGTAGGCGTTGATCAGGTCGAGCACATAGCGGGCATCTGCTGACACCTGGGTGGTGCCGGCATACGGGGCGGCGTCCTGCATGACCGTGGTGCCGAAACCGGAGGAGCTGAATGCCTGGGCCGGTGCTGCCACGACACCCTGGATGGCGGTGGCGGCGATGATGGTGGTCGCTGCGAGAGCTCCGAGCTTCTTGGTGGTGAACTGGAACATGATTCTCCTTTGGAATCCTCAGGGATACTTTCTTGGTCTGACCTAAGCTTAGACTGAGAGAATCATTAGTACTACTATGTATTTTTAAATAAGAATGTTGCCATATCAGCAGCTCAGGGGAAGATGCCCCCTGAGCTGCGCTTTTAAAACCTGAGAAGAAAATGAGATCTTAGACACACCTGAGTTTTTCGGTGTTTTTTCTCAGAAAACTTCTTGAATCAGGGAAAAATTAAGCCCGGATCCCCTTTCGGGAATCCGGGCTCACACAAAGTTGACCATGCCAGTGGACAAGGTGGCTATCAGCCTCCCACCAGACCCATCACGGTCGGCAGCCACATGGAGATCTGCGGGATGAAGACCACCAGGAACAGCGCGATGAGGATCGCACCCAGGTAAGGCCAGAGGCGTCCGATGACCGATTCCACCCGGAGCCCGGCAACCTGGGCACCCACGAAGAGGACGTTACCCACCGGCGGTGTGATCACACCGAGTGACAGGTTCATCACCACCATGGCACCGAAGTGGACTGGATCCACTCCCAGCTCCATGACCACAGGCAGGAAGATCGGAACGAAGATCAGGATCGCCGGAGTCGGATCCATGACGGTACCGATCAGCAACAGGATGATCATCATGATGAGCAGGATGACCACACGGGAATCCGAGACCGCCAGCAGACCATCAGAGATCATCTGCGGGATCCGGGCGAAAGCCATGACCCAGGACAGCGCGGAGGAGACCGCGATCAGCATCATCACGATGGAGGTGGTGCGGGTTGCCTTGAGCAGAATCTCAGGCAGGTCCCGTACCCGGATGGCACCGTAGGCGAAACCCAGGACCAGGCAGTAGACCACCGCGATGGCGGCGGATTCCGTCGGGGTGAACCAACCGAGCAGGATACCGCCGACGACGATGAAAATCATCAGCAGTGAGGGAACCGCGCGCCAGATGATGAGCAGAGCCTGCGGGAACGTCGGATGATCGGTGGCGCGCTTGTAATTCTCACGGCGTGCCAACAAGGTACCCACGATGGCCACAGCCAGCAGCCACAACAGACCCGGTCCGACACCCGCCATGAACAGCGCGGCAATGGAGGTGGAGGAGACCAGGGAGTACACGAT is a window from the Corynebacterium faecale genome containing:
- a CDS encoding metallophosphoesterase, whose translation is MTTTWFISDLHLGHKFLSDLRGFSTTGEHDETILANLAEAVRPGDVLWVLGDLSSGRSEAEERALTLIDDRLPGVEKHLVPGNHDSCHPLFKSAFRRQRRFLEVFDSVQAYQKMRWDGEDVYLCHFPRPGQDHVGMPSRYDDLRLTVPYLIHGHLHSTFPVTGRGQVDVGVEAWDLKPVPLEILRETLWGSLSRYPD
- the aceA gene encoding isocitrate lyase — protein: MSNVGTPRTAQEIQQDWDTNPRWNGITRDYTAEQVAELQGSVVEEQTLARRGAEILWDAVSAEGDGYINALGALTGNQAVQQVRAGLKAVYLSGWQVAGDANLSGHTYPDQSLYPANSVPSVVRRINNALLRADEIARTEGDDSVDNWVVPIVADGEAGFGGALNVYELQKAMIGAGAAGTHWEDQLASEKKCGHLGGKVLIPTQQHIRTLNAARLASDVANVPSVVIARTDAEAATLITSDVDERDQPFITGERTAEGYYHVKNGIEPCIARAKSYAPYADMIWMETGTPDLALAKQFAEAVHEEFPDQLLSYNCSPSFNWSAHLDADEIAKFQKELGAMGFKFQFITLAGFHSLNYGMFDLAYGYAREGMTSFVDLQNREFKAAEERGFTAVKHQREVGAGYFDTIATTVDPNSSTTSLKGSTEESQFEAAH
- a CDS encoding lamin tail domain-containing protein yields the protein MNKRLLLAGPLALAIAMSPLQTMTATAQTEQSVVINEVESNGDPVGDWIELHNTDIVNSFDISGWSFVDNDPTHTPYYFPEGTIVESGGYISFYTESTGGFGLGGNDSVTLFDGEGRIVDFVDWNGHAETTLGRFPGEDPEWAVTGEGSRNGINVPAGEREEIANATLPYHDIAITDLNLGGDFAIEDMSGADFDASGRAWVVNNDAGDIYLLDHDVDTDTYTPAGHWQVTYPGGTGTPDGEGIAVTSDGSIYLATERNNDDKSTSRPSVLRFDAPTGTSGQLTATQEWDLSGFTGVIGANSGLETITQLEGDIFAVGVEGTGEVIVVDLSEQEPAHIQTFQSEFQGVMAMDYNASTRTLHVLCDEVCEGASQFLTWDGTALTEADDRIYARPANLGNFANEGYASHTAQGACIDGTQTTYTNHLWADDSVYGGISLRSAQEIVTTDSCGDVPADDDRNQTSGSTTGFAAGSAVGALSAGILGVFGIMGALGGILQQVLAAFPALKQFIRF
- a CDS encoding CAP domain-containing protein, whose protein sequence is MFQFTTKKLGALAATTIIAATAIQGVVAAPAQAFSSSGFGTTVMQDAAPYAGTTQVSADARYVLDLINAYRAENGLRPVALDGGFANGAGQWAQYLADSGMGPHHPEGGNFWEAVAYANSAEQAMQSWKNSPPHNRILLESQISHGAVGLAVRPNGQQVFVFRGLWEPANATNSKGHPGW
- a CDS encoding three-helix bundle dimerization domain-containing protein, with product MAIKNAALRSVKADHLWSVREDLHARFAGLVEPRTVDEVLDSIASRRDAKVTMFSKIFIEKEAAAALQSLDFSSLDHGPMAA
- a CDS encoding TRAP transporter large permease, producing MLSPAAVAAMILLIGIVVLIVASVPVAIAIGLPSLFAAMAVLGPENAAQAVTQRMFTGTNSFTLLAIPFFVLAGSLMNSGGIATRLIDAAKVLVGRMPASMANTNIAANGMFGAVSGAAVAAASAVGTVMTPRMREEGYSRPYAAAVNVASAPAGMLLPPSNTFIVYSLVSSTSIAALFMAGVGPGLLWLLAVAIVGTLLARRENYKRATDHPTFPQALLIIWRAVPSLLMIFIVVGGILLGWFTPTESAAIAVVYCLVLGFAYGAIRVRDLPEILLKATRTTSIVMMLIAVSSALSWVMAFARIPQMISDGLLAVSDSRVVILLIMMIILLLIGTVMDPTPAILIFVPIFLPVVMELGVDPVHFGAMVVMNLSLGVITPPVGNVLFVGAQVAGLRVESVIGRLWPYLGAILIALFLVVFIPQISMWLPTVMGLVGG